A section of the Phormidium ambiguum IAM M-71 genome encodes:
- a CDS encoding glycosyltransferase family 2 protein, with protein MENTLCIASPHSVSLQHSITLVIPAFNEADNLEKLMFSIEQSFQNLRFCFPVLLIDDGSTDKTVEILKKLPEKYKFLQVIRHPKRQGVAQVWKTALAHVKTEWLLWGQADLETDPCTDIPLLLSACQPGVDAVAGWRQNRNDGKLLVSQIANRVNCLVFGLKIHDMNWIKLIRRDLLSVELLNLTTHRYLLAVLAGLGYNITEIPTPWHPRHSGKSKFGKGRLISAGFDFIKLLIWWFSFKLVQVHKIENLQVQFKEG; from the coding sequence ATGGAAAATACACTTTGTATTGCTTCACCACACTCTGTTAGTTTACAGCACTCTATTACCTTAGTAATTCCCGCTTTCAACGAAGCAGATAATCTCGAAAAGCTCATGTTTTCCATAGAACAATCTTTCCAAAATCTCCGCTTTTGTTTTCCAGTGCTCTTAATTGATGACGGTAGCACAGATAAAACCGTAGAAATTCTCAAAAAACTCCCAGAAAAATACAAATTTTTACAAGTTATTCGTCATCCGAAACGCCAAGGAGTAGCACAAGTTTGGAAAACAGCTTTAGCTCACGTAAAAACTGAATGGTTACTGTGGGGACAAGCTGATTTAGAAACAGATCCTTGTACAGATATTCCTTTACTACTTTCTGCCTGTCAACCTGGAGTAGATGCCGTAGCTGGATGGAGACAAAATCGAAACGATGGAAAACTTTTAGTTTCTCAAATTGCTAATAGGGTTAACTGTCTGGTGTTTGGTTTAAAAATTCATGACATGAATTGGATCAAACTAATCCGTCGAGATTTATTAAGCGTAGAACTTTTGAATTTGACCACTCATCGTTACTTGTTAGCTGTGTTAGCAGGTTTGGGATACAACATTACAGAAATTCCCACACCTTGGCATCCCCGACACTCTGGTAAAAGCAAATTTGGTAAAGGTCGTTTAATTTCTGCGGGGTTTGACTTTATCAAATTACTTATTTGGTGGTTTTCTTTCAAACTAGTTCAAGTTCATAAAATCGAAAATTTGCAAGTTCAGTTTAAAGAAGGTTAA
- a CDS encoding tetratricopeptide repeat protein: protein MAFFTLVIGAILPWYILPQETLEVFGVSLNLANSIRFFVAFPVILGIIVAFFYHNSTSLRLLFWGLFIGVLLYPYFIVTWSPTVAFLAKAYYEQLERVTLHVESNFYQVQFQWKQNINLAQSQPLETIFGLSIKDSRFFQMASWEQLLQEGFGYSNSFFNSLGRGWILTVIGLAIALIALYLKLANSHLEIFVKDCCKFLPFFSLLIGLITLSIIAVNIANYQLEVLYAKGEYSQVVTLSKNLTSWYPPLQGDKSFLERAAKAGFYAAQPDPALIAFAQGLERYNLDDYDKAAQYFQQAIDVNPKLFLARGYLATTILNQAVDYFKSPFVANRPLNTRFPYKYNFLDSPRAGESINNTKPRLTAERCQRVLEIFPNHLEALYDLMLVRLVNGEFDKSAAIAQKIIITKKYFQQPMLALLGQAYLHLSWNNYQKNELPQAWKRYRQSIDPKTWETSLEAEP from the coding sequence ATGGCATTTTTTACATTAGTAATAGGTGCAATTTTGCCTTGGTATATTTTGCCGCAAGAAACTTTAGAGGTGTTTGGAGTTAGCCTTAATTTAGCCAATTCAATCCGCTTTTTTGTAGCTTTTCCAGTTATTTTGGGAATAATTGTAGCCTTTTTTTATCATAATAGTACTTCGCTGAGATTGCTTTTTTGGGGTTTGTTTATTGGAGTTTTACTTTATCCTTATTTCATCGTAACTTGGTCGCCAACTGTGGCTTTTTTGGCGAAAGCGTATTACGAACAGCTAGAAAGAGTAACTTTGCACGTAGAAAGCAATTTTTACCAAGTTCAATTCCAATGGAAACAAAATATTAATCTGGCTCAATCTCAGCCATTAGAAACAATTTTTGGCTTATCAATTAAAGATAGTCGCTTTTTCCAAATGGCATCTTGGGAACAGTTATTACAAGAAGGTTTTGGTTATAGTAATAGCTTTTTTAATTCCCTTGGTCGTGGGTGGATTTTAACTGTAATAGGGTTAGCGATCGCATTAATCGCCCTTTACTTAAAACTAGCAAATTCTCATCTCGAAATTTTTGTCAAAGATTGCTGTAAATTTTTACCTTTTTTCAGTTTATTAATCGGATTAATTACTCTTTCAATTATTGCGGTAAATATTGCTAATTATCAGTTAGAAGTGCTTTATGCCAAAGGTGAATACAGCCAAGTAGTGACATTATCAAAAAATTTAACAAGCTGGTATCCTCCCTTACAAGGAGACAAAAGTTTTTTGGAACGTGCAGCTAAAGCTGGATTTTATGCTGCTCAACCAGACCCAGCTTTAATCGCTTTTGCTCAAGGTTTAGAACGCTATAATTTAGATGATTATGACAAAGCAGCACAATATTTTCAACAAGCAATTGATGTAAATCCAAAGCTTTTTTTAGCTAGGGGATATTTAGCGACAACTATACTTAACCAAGCTGTTGATTATTTCAAAAGTCCTTTCGTCGCCAATAGACCTTTAAATACTAGATTTCCTTATAAATATAATTTTCTCGATAGTCCGAGAGCGGGAGAAAGCATCAATAATACTAAGCCAAGGTTGACAGCAGAGCGTTGTCAAAGAGTGCTAGAAATTTTTCCCAATCACTTGGAAGCTCTTTATGATTTGATGTTAGTTAGACTTGTAAATGGTGAGTTTGATAAATCAGCTGCGATCGCACAAAAAATCATTATAACTAAAAAATATTTTCAGCAACCAATGTTAGCTTTACTAGGTCAAGCTTACCTGCATTTGTCTTGGAATAACTATCAAAAAAACGAACTACCGCAAGCCTGGAAAAGATATCGCCAATCGATCGATCCTAAAACTTGGGAAACATCTTTAGAGGCAGAGCCATGA
- a CDS encoding S8 family serine peptidase has translation MEQLTNSELLPSWWDESYYLYKNPDVAAEVKKGSLESGYKHFVEYGIKEGRDPNSGFNTQYYLDKNRDVAEAVRNGTIASAFEHWLLYGQQENRQATPDRIIIPQQTQEKLSLNDREVDSAIPLPSNQSLIDKANVTALDSNLNSVIANITKSVNAESLPIKPTKVPEQPQFIEGSQIEVRADETNVFTKVLPPVSFTSEPEIENSTINVTYNGFTPQAQAAFEYAVDIWESLIESPVPIEVVANWTPLGSGILGSAGPNYLTRDFSGAPTANTWYAAALANKLAGTDLDTSETDITANFNSNFSNWYLGTDGNTPAGQYDFVSVVLHELGHGLGFLGSMSVNGGQGGWGYGTSYPAIYDRFAVNGSDQSLINTTLFPNPSVELANELQSDNLFFNGSNAVAGNNGNNPKLYAPATWRPGSSYSHLDEATYTAGNINSLMTPAFSAAEAIHDPGPITLGIFKDTGWTVDDTVGPVNDYFVDRITLANRSTTGTNVNGTKETGEPNHGGNLGGKSVWWSWTAPASGKFTLSTAGSNFDTLLGLYTGSDVAGLTEIGGNDDSNGTSQSQVTFDAVAGTAYQIAVDGFKYYGSEAFSGNIALQLAPTNDNFVNLFTLSGSSASAIGSNVFASKESGEPNHAYIPGGKSVWWSWTAPYSGNVTFSTAGSDFDTLLGVYTGANVAGLNFIAGNDDSNGTYQSQVTFNAVAGTDYKIAVDGFGFGSGETASAGAIALNLEQDIPETGEIHGLKWNDLDGDSTRDPEEPGLSGWTIYLDQNRNGVLDTGETSATTDSSGNYAFTGLAAGTYTVAEVMQEGWEQTYPNVSDESSTEPIAISTTNSPVPISTYGEVVKSSSDEEINPLTDVSGPLINLDDFRADPRFAGINGNGFSTVILDTGIDLNHSYFGPDSNADGVADRIVYQYDFADGDADASDRDGHGSNVSSIVASSDSVHTGMAPGADIIHLKVFEDSGAGYFSYIEQALQWVVANADTYNIASVNMSLGDSQNWNTGQTLYGISDEIAALAARDVMVVSAAGNDFYGFGGDQGVSYPAADPNSLAVGAAYDSNAGSFTYSSGAQAYTTGADRIAPFSQRHSTLTSIFAPGAPITGAGPTGGTVTIHGTSQAAPHIAGIAALAQQLAEQTIDRRLTLDEFQNLLSTTGVTINDGDDEDDNVVNTGLNFKRVDMMALGEAILAMDDDTPPGTHTVHLNPGEVVTGKDFGNKLSDDSSPFINPQTPNWKVQATKDFNGDGKGDIFWRDESNGDNQLWLMNGRTSSSENINALYSNWEVQGVNDFNSDSKADILWRDPATGQNTLWLMDGATVNSATAINPAAINWQVEATDDFNGDGKADIFWHDPVTGQNALWLMDGSTRIDSGNFSGARTAWQVEATDDFNGDGKADILWRNASTGQNSIWLMDGLSVITGRNITGAQLNWEVESTDDFNSDGKADIVWRKATTGENQVWLVDGTTVTSLENISSAASNWQIQGTSDFNNDSNSDILWRDPATGQNAMWLMNGLNNPTGPLLV, from the coding sequence ATGGAACAACTTACAAATTCAGAATTACTACCTTCTTGGTGGGATGAAAGTTACTATTTGTACAAGAATCCAGATGTAGCAGCTGAGGTAAAAAAAGGTTCGCTTGAATCTGGATACAAACATTTTGTAGAATATGGAATCAAAGAAGGCCGCGATCCAAATTCAGGTTTTAATACTCAGTATTATCTTGACAAGAATCGTGATGTTGCAGAAGCGGTTCGTAATGGAACGATCGCTAGTGCTTTTGAACATTGGCTTTTGTACGGACAACAAGAAAATCGTCAAGCTACGCCAGATAGAATTATCATTCCTCAACAAACTCAAGAAAAGCTTTCACTCAACGATCGGGAAGTTGATTCAGCAATTCCCTTACCATCTAATCAGTCTTTGATTGACAAAGCGAATGTTACAGCGCTTGATAGTAACTTAAACTCTGTTATTGCCAATATTACCAAAAGCGTCAATGCAGAAAGTTTACCAATAAAACCTACTAAGGTGCCAGAGCAGCCACAATTTATAGAAGGCTCACAGATTGAAGTACGTGCTGATGAAACAAATGTCTTTACTAAGGTTTTACCACCTGTATCGTTTACTTCCGAACCCGAAATAGAGAACTCAACTATCAATGTTACTTACAATGGGTTTACACCTCAAGCTCAAGCAGCTTTTGAATATGCAGTTGATATTTGGGAATCTTTAATTGAATCACCAGTGCCAATTGAGGTAGTTGCTAATTGGACACCTTTAGGTTCGGGTATTCTTGGTTCAGCAGGACCTAACTATTTAACTAGAGATTTTTCTGGGGCTCCAACTGCAAATACTTGGTATGCAGCTGCATTGGCTAATAAATTAGCAGGTACAGATTTAGATACTAGTGAAACTGATATTACTGCTAACTTTAATAGCAATTTTAGTAACTGGTATTTAGGTACTGATGGGAACACTCCAGCCGGACAATATGATTTTGTCAGCGTTGTGCTTCATGAGTTAGGTCATGGTTTAGGATTTTTGGGATCGATGTCGGTTAATGGAGGTCAGGGCGGTTGGGGGTATGGTACATCTTATCCTGCAATATACGATCGCTTTGCCGTAAATGGCTCAGATCAAAGCCTGATTAACACTACGCTGTTCCCAAATCCTTCTGTTGAATTAGCTAACGAACTTCAAAGTGACAACCTGTTCTTTAATGGTTCTAATGCTGTAGCTGGTAATAATGGTAATAATCCTAAGCTATATGCTCCAGCAACCTGGCGACCAGGTTCCAGTTATTCACATTTAGATGAGGCTACATATACAGCAGGGAATATCAATTCTCTGATGACACCAGCATTCAGTGCAGCCGAAGCTATACATGACCCAGGCCCGATTACGCTAGGTATTTTCAAGGATACTGGCTGGACTGTTGATGATACAGTTGGCCCTGTTAACGATTATTTCGTCGATCGCATTACGTTAGCCAACCGTTCGACAACAGGTACTAATGTTAATGGTACCAAGGAAACTGGCGAACCGAATCACGGAGGAAACCTTGGCGGCAAATCGGTTTGGTGGTCTTGGACTGCTCCTGCTTCCGGTAAATTTACTTTATCTACAGCTGGAAGTAACTTTGATACTTTGCTCGGACTGTATACAGGCTCCGATGTAGCGGGACTGACTGAGATTGGCGGTAATGATGATTCTAACGGCACATCGCAAAGCCAAGTTACGTTTGATGCGGTAGCGGGTACAGCTTACCAAATTGCTGTTGATGGTTTCAAATATTATGGTAGTGAAGCATTTTCCGGCAATATTGCTTTGCAACTCGCTCCCACCAATGATAACTTTGTGAACCTGTTTACTCTGAGTGGTTCTTCTGCTTCGGCAATAGGTTCTAATGTCTTTGCATCCAAGGAAAGTGGCGAGCCAAATCATGCTTATATCCCTGGTGGTAAATCGGTTTGGTGGTCTTGGACTGCGCCTTATTCTGGTAATGTGACGTTTTCAACCGCTGGTAGTGATTTTGATACTTTACTGGGAGTTTATACAGGCGCTAATGTTGCTGGATTGAATTTTATTGCTGGCAACGATGATTCCAATGGTACTTATCAAAGTCAAGTTACTTTTAATGCTGTTGCTGGTACTGACTATAAGATTGCTGTTGATGGATTTGGTTTTGGTAGCGGTGAAACTGCCAGTGCAGGTGCGATCGCTTTAAATCTCGAACAAGACATTCCTGAAACAGGTGAAATTCACGGTTTGAAATGGAATGATTTAGACGGTGATAGTACCCGCGATCCTGAAGAACCTGGTTTATCGGGTTGGACGATCTACCTCGATCAAAACCGAAACGGTGTCTTAGATACTGGTGAAACTTCTGCAACTACTGATAGTAGCGGTAATTATGCTTTCACTGGATTAGCAGCAGGCACTTATACTGTTGCTGAAGTCATGCAAGAAGGCTGGGAACAAACCTATCCTAATGTTAGTGATGAGTCTTCTACGGAACCGATCGCTATCTCGACCACCAATTCGCCAGTCCCAATCTCCACTTATGGTGAAGTTGTCAAGTCCTCTAGTGATGAAGAAATCAATCCTCTAACTGATGTTTCCGGGCCATTAATCAATTTAGATGATTTTCGGGCCGATCCACGTTTTGCTGGCATTAACGGCAACGGTTTCTCAACGGTGATTTTAGATACTGGTATTGACTTAAATCATTCTTATTTTGGGCCAGATAGTAATGCCGATGGAGTAGCCGATCGCATTGTTTACCAATACGACTTTGCTGATGGAGATGCTGACGCTAGCGATCGTGACGGTCATGGATCAAACGTTTCCAGTATTGTTGCCTCCTCCGACAGCGTACATACTGGCATGGCACCAGGAGCAGACATTATTCACCTGAAAGTATTTGAAGACAGCGGTGCTGGCTACTTTAGCTATATCGAACAAGCATTGCAATGGGTAGTAGCTAACGCAGATACCTACAACATTGCCAGCGTTAATATGTCGTTAGGGGATTCGCAAAACTGGAATACAGGTCAAACTCTTTACGGCATCAGCGACGAAATCGCAGCATTAGCCGCTCGGGATGTGATGGTTGTTTCGGCTGCGGGGAATGATTTTTATGGATTTGGTGGCGATCAGGGAGTCTCTTATCCAGCCGCCGATCCTAACTCTTTGGCAGTTGGAGCCGCTTATGACTCCAATGCTGGTAGTTTTACTTATAGTAGTGGTGCTCAAGCTTATACAACAGGGGCCGATCGCATCGCCCCCTTCTCCCAACGTCACTCCACCTTAACCTCCATCTTTGCCCCAGGCGCACCAATCACAGGCGCAGGGCCAACAGGCGGCACAGTCACCATTCACGGCACTAGCCAAGCCGCACCGCACATCGCTGGAATTGCCGCTCTAGCTCAACAGCTAGCAGAACAAACGATCGATCGCCGCTTAACCCTAGACGAATTCCAAAATCTCCTATCCACCACAGGAGTCACCATCAATGACGGCGACGACGAAGACGACAACGTGGTCAACACAGGTCTTAACTTCAAGCGCGTTGACATGATGGCGCTGGGCGAAGCAATCTTGGCAATGGACGACGATACTCCCCCAGGAACTCATACCGTTCACCTTAACCCCGGTGAAGTAGTGACTGGCAAGGATTTTGGCAACAAACTCAGCGATGATTCATCTCCTTTCATTAACCCACAAACCCCAAATTGGAAAGTACAAGCCACCAAAGATTTCAATGGCGATGGCAAAGGCGATATTTTCTGGCGCGACGAAAGCAACGGCGATAACCAACTATGGCTAATGAACGGTCGCACAAGTTCCAGTGAAAATATCAACGCCCTTTATTCCAACTGGGAAGTCCAAGGAGTCAACGATTTCAACAGCGACAGCAAAGCAGATATTCTCTGGCGCGACCCCGCTACCGGACAAAACACACTCTGGTTGATGGACGGTGCAACTGTAAACAGCGCCACTGCAATCAACCCAGCAGCTATTAATTGGCAAGTTGAAGCTACTGACGACTTCAACGGTGACGGCAAAGCTGATATTTTCTGGCACGACCCCGTTACCGGACAAAATGCCCTTTGGCTAATGGATGGTAGCACTCGCATTGACAGCGGCAACTTTAGCGGTGCCAGAACTGCTTGGCAAGTCGAAGCTACTGACGATTTCAACGGTGATGGCAAAGCCGATATTCTCTGGCGTAACGCTTCTACTGGACAAAATTCGATCTGGTTGATGGACGGTTTGAGCGTGATTACTGGCAGAAATATCACAGGCGCACAACTTAACTGGGAAGTAGAAAGCACCGACGACTTCAACAGTGATGGTAAAGCAGATATTGTTTGGCGCAAAGCTACAACCGGAGAAAATCAAGTCTGGTTAGTCGATGGCACTACCGTTACTTCTCTAGAAAATATTAGTTCTGCTGCCTCTAATTGGCAAATTCAAGGAACTAGTGACTTCAACAATGATAGTAACTCAGACATTCTCTGGCGCGACCCAGCCACAGGACAAAATGCAATGTGGTTGATGAATGGTCTGAATAATCCAACAGGGCCTTTGCTTGTCTAA
- a CDS encoding class I SAM-dependent methyltransferase, translated as MKTLLQQFTRGLSKVIIGPIIYGRKDDYDAQKYWSDRFSKYGDSLKGPGHEGLSEQENEKAYQEAAQIFINTCLNSGIDLAKARILEIGCGTGFYTEILANLGVKNYVGVDITDVLFSKLKQKFPNFEFIQKDITTDAITGEFDLIVTIDVIEHIVTEDKFTSAMETIKSCLSSAGILLIAPLRKVQRRELFYLNFWSIEDLKLRFNGWDFGELIPFRNGYLICLKPQKENWALKSATTQNKSA; from the coding sequence ATGAAAACTTTGCTACAACAATTTACAAGGGGTTTGTCCAAAGTTATTATTGGCCCGATAATTTATGGACGAAAGGATGATTATGATGCTCAGAAGTATTGGAGCGATCGCTTTTCTAAATACGGCGATTCTTTAAAAGGCCCAGGACATGAAGGATTATCCGAACAAGAGAATGAAAAAGCTTATCAAGAAGCAGCGCAAATCTTCATCAATACTTGTTTAAATTCAGGGATTGATTTAGCTAAGGCGCGAATATTAGAAATTGGTTGCGGTACAGGTTTTTATACAGAAATTCTCGCTAACTTAGGGGTAAAAAATTATGTGGGAGTTGATATAACGGATGTTCTTTTTTCTAAACTGAAACAAAAATTTCCCAATTTTGAGTTTATTCAAAAAGATATTACTACTGATGCAATAACAGGGGAATTCGATTTAATCGTTACGATCGATGTAATCGAGCATATTGTGACAGAAGATAAGTTCACTTCGGCTATGGAAACTATTAAAAGTTGTTTGTCTAGTGCCGGAATTTTGCTCATTGCTCCTTTAAGAAAAGTACAGCGACGTGAGCTATTTTATCTAAATTTTTGGTCAATTGAAGATTTAAAGTTAAGGTTTAATGGTTGGGATTTCGGGGAACTTATTCCCTTTAGAAATGGTTATTTAATTTGTCTGAAACCTCAGAAAGAAAATTGGGCGCTTAAAAGCGCAACTACACAAAATAAGTCCGCGTAG
- a CDS encoding glycosyltransferase family 4 protein: MNLSGKHLLIITSVYPLTPDGNHGTFIRELTLRLLPTKAKFTVFAPAYEACPNHTLDGIKVYRFRYCFKRWENLVRDGAPTKLQKQPLYLIAAALYILLGTFQLFWVCLKEKPDLLHVNWPFPHGLMALPASKLLKIPMIFSFHGGELLLAKKFGFVAHILRWLLPQASSVTANSSFTQSLVNQLTEEQVNIIPYGLTIEPKLSQKSNYISLPQLLFVGRLDERKGLRYLLEALPLVLAKRTIRLRVVGKGILEQELKSQCHNLGLDSWVDFLGFLTKEELANEYANCDIFVLPAIVDSKGDTEGLGIVIIEALAHGKPVIASRVGGIPDVINSGITGILIPQKDPESLANAILSLISNPAAAERMGYKGLEDIKFRFSWERIIPIWQEVFADVLDDRKFDKTRIQAQENSPLTENIS; the protein is encoded by the coding sequence ATGAATTTATCAGGTAAGCATCTTTTGATTATCACTTCAGTTTACCCACTGACACCCGATGGTAATCACGGAACTTTTATTCGAGAATTGACTTTGCGTTTACTGCCAACAAAAGCTAAATTCACAGTATTTGCTCCAGCTTATGAAGCCTGTCCTAATCACACTTTAGATGGCATTAAAGTTTATCGGTTTCGCTATTGTTTCAAACGTTGGGAAAACTTAGTCCGAGATGGTGCGCCTACGAAACTACAAAAGCAACCACTTTATTTAATTGCAGCTGCTTTATATATTCTGTTGGGAACCTTTCAATTATTTTGGGTGTGCTTGAAAGAAAAACCCGATTTACTTCACGTTAATTGGCCTTTTCCGCATGGATTAATGGCTTTGCCTGCGAGTAAATTACTCAAAATTCCAATGATATTCAGTTTTCACGGAGGAGAACTTTTATTAGCCAAAAAATTTGGCTTTGTTGCTCATATTTTGCGTTGGTTATTACCTCAAGCAAGTAGTGTAACTGCGAATTCTTCTTTTACCCAAAGCTTAGTTAATCAATTAACCGAAGAACAAGTAAACATTATTCCTTACGGGTTAACGATCGAACCTAAATTAAGCCAAAAATCTAACTACATTTCCTTACCTCAATTGCTGTTCGTTGGTCGTTTAGATGAACGAAAAGGATTGCGCTATTTACTAGAAGCATTACCTTTAGTTTTAGCAAAAAGAACTATTCGATTGCGAGTGGTTGGTAAAGGAATTTTAGAACAGGAACTCAAAAGTCAATGCCATAATTTAGGATTAGATTCATGGGTAGATTTTTTAGGATTTTTAACCAAAGAAGAGTTAGCTAATGAATATGCTAATTGCGACATTTTTGTTTTACCAGCCATTGTAGATAGTAAGGGTGATACCGAAGGATTGGGAATAGTAATAATCGAAGCTTTAGCGCATGGTAAACCTGTAATTGCTAGCCGAGTGGGAGGCATTCCTGATGTAATTAATTCAGGTATTACCGGGATTTTAATTCCCCAAAAAGACCCGGAAAGTTTAGCCAATGCTATTCTCAGTTTAATTAGCAATCCCGCAGCAGCAGAAAGAATGGGTTATAAGGGTTTAGAGGATATAAAATTTCGGTTTAGTTGGGAGCGAATTATTCCGATTTGGCAGGAAGTTTTTGCCGATGTTTTGGACGATCGTAAATTCGATAAAACTAGAATACAGGCACAAGAAAACAGCCCTTTGACGGAGAATATAAGCTAG
- a CDS encoding HlyD family secretion protein — MNSLEQKVSPTHKSSTVKSVILTVLLSMPLLVILYLSIAVLLPALNNPESRIYFSGIGVPARQRFLGASIPVKTVQVKLQNWEETLASPGESVPLQQVNIRPLVSGSVAKVYVVEGDLVRQGQPLIQLNQIPFTERVNKAKNSLAIAEKTLQTLETSSPSKLLELENNMKIASSRFAEAKVRAKEMQALAEREKKNNVAIARSRLEIAEKKLKQIEILAQKGAVSQFQLYELQDIYETRKKEFYDALRGEVDNEERQFNNQDFYLMRQNEFIAAEQALKFTRQEIEKQLTTLRLEIESLKLQLNEAVRDLDRTVIYAENDGLISQVNIHQGEVADANSNQSLMVITKDVVFKAYIDQAQLNAVKIGDSATVHLVAFPGKSYQGKIIRLNPTVETKALQALKVGVDRQYTYSVWIGLNSLEIPPGLQGYARFFKAQKTSLVIPESAAIHLSGGEGMVMVDMSGKAAIKQVKFGRNYAGQREVLAGLEAGEKVVIYPKALQPGDVLESKTILTKDEVKK; from the coding sequence ATGAATTCTTTAGAACAAAAAGTTTCCCCGACACATAAAAGCAGCACTGTTAAAAGTGTAATTTTAACAGTGCTACTGAGTATGCCATTGTTAGTAATTTTATATTTGTCTATTGCTGTGCTTTTACCTGCCTTAAATAATCCAGAATCAAGAATATATTTTTCGGGAATTGGTGTTCCTGCTCGTCAACGTTTTTTGGGTGCATCTATTCCCGTTAAAACTGTACAAGTTAAGTTACAAAATTGGGAAGAAACTTTAGCTTCACCGGGGGAATCTGTGCCGCTACAACAGGTAAATATTCGTCCTTTGGTATCGGGTTCGGTAGCAAAAGTGTATGTTGTAGAAGGTGATTTAGTTCGCCAAGGTCAGCCGCTAATTCAGCTTAACCAAATACCTTTTACAGAAAGGGTGAATAAAGCAAAAAATAGTTTGGCAATTGCGGAAAAAACTCTGCAAACTTTGGAAACTTCAAGTCCTAGCAAGTTATTAGAGTTAGAAAATAATATGAAAATTGCTAGCTCTAGATTTGCAGAAGCTAAAGTTAGAGCTAAAGAAATGCAAGCTTTAGCAGAACGAGAGAAAAAAAATAATGTTGCTATTGCTCGATCGCGTTTGGAAATTGCCGAAAAAAAACTGAAACAAATTGAAATTTTGGCACAAAAAGGAGCAGTTTCTCAATTTCAATTATATGAATTACAAGATATTTACGAAACCCGAAAAAAAGAATTTTATGATGCGCTTAGAGGTGAAGTTGACAATGAAGAGCGTCAATTTAACAACCAAGACTTTTATTTAATGCGGCAAAACGAATTTATAGCTGCGGAACAAGCTTTAAAGTTTACTCGCCAGGAAATTGAAAAACAATTAACTACTCTTCGCTTGGAAATAGAAAGTTTAAAACTTCAACTTAATGAAGCAGTTAGAGATTTAGATAGAACGGTGATTTATGCAGAAAATGATGGATTGATTTCCCAAGTTAATATTCATCAAGGAGAAGTAGCTGATGCAAATAGTAATCAATCTTTGATGGTAATTACTAAAGATGTAGTTTTTAAAGCTTATATTGACCAAGCACAATTGAATGCGGTAAAAATTGGGGATTCGGCAACAGTTCATTTAGTTGCTTTCCCTGGAAAAAGCTATCAAGGAAAGATTATTAGGCTCAATCCAACTGTAGAAACTAAGGCGTTACAAGCTTTGAAAGTGGGTGTCGATCGCCAATACACATATTCTGTTTGGATCGGCCTTAATTCCTTAGAAATTCCTCCTGGTTTGCAAGGTTATGCCCGATTTTTTAAAGCTCAAAAAACTAGTTTAGTTATCCCAGAAAGTGCGGCTATTCATTTATCTGGAGGTGAAGGAATGGTAATGGTTGATATGTCGGGTAAAGCTGCGATCAAGCAAGTTAAATTTGGCCGGAATTATGCTGGTCAAAGAGAAGTATTAGCGGGCTTAGAAGCTGGAGAAAAAGTTGTAATTTATCCCAAAGCTTTACAGCCTGGAGATGTTTTGGAATCGAAAACAATTTTAACTAAAGATGAGGTTAAAAAATGA